Proteins found in one Candidatus Tisiphia endosymbiont of Beris chalybata genomic segment:
- a CDS encoding IS982 family transposase, whose protein sequence is MKKDITELYSFIDDFCKIYLEYEKSKLLPSNKQRDRACNMSLSEMLTIIIMFHTSHAKNFKFFYKTYVEYLHKNDFPSALSYNRFVALMPRLFMPLNMLIHLLFGQETGIYFIDSTTIKACHNKRRYSNKVFKGLAKHSKSSMGYFYGFKLHLIINNQGEIMALKVTNGNVDDRVPVAQLTKGLTGIMAADKGYIKQNLFLNLYERGLKMIHGIKKNMANKLMDLKEKILLRKRNLIETVFDFLKNKMNLEHTRHRSPINAFVHILSTLVAYSLKKTKPSTKLDFNLYIHNSLIQN, encoded by the coding sequence ATGAAGAAAGATATCACAGAATTATATAGTTTTATAGATGATTTTTGTAAAATTTATCTTGAATATGAAAAGAGCAAATTATTACCATCCAATAAGCAGAGAGATCGCGCTTGTAATATGAGTTTAAGCGAAATGTTAACAATAATAATTATGTTTCATACATCGCATGCTAAGAACTTTAAATTTTTCTATAAAACTTACGTCGAATATTTACATAAGAACGACTTCCCTAGCGCCCTAAGCTATAACAGATTTGTTGCTTTAATGCCGCGATTATTCATGCCCTTAAATATGTTGATTCATTTATTATTTGGGCAAGAAACAGGTATTTATTTTATTGACTCTACAACAATTAAAGCTTGTCACAATAAACGACGCTATAGTAATAAAGTTTTTAAAGGATTAGCCAAACATAGTAAATCCTCTATGGGATATTTTTATGGCTTTAAATTACATTTAATAATTAATAACCAAGGAGAAATTATGGCATTAAAAGTGACTAATGGTAATGTAGATGATAGAGTTCCGGTAGCGCAATTAACTAAAGGATTAACTGGCATTATGGCCGCTGACAAGGGATATATCAAGCAAAATTTGTTTTTAAATTTATATGAAAGAGGCTTAAAAATGATTCATGGAATTAAGAAAAATATGGCGAATAAATTAATGGATTTAAAGGAAAAAATCTTGCTTCGAAAACGAAACTTAATTGAAACAGTTTTTGATTTTTTAAAAAATAAAATGAATCTTGAACATACAAGACATAGATCTCCTATTAATGCTTTTGTTCATATTCTTTCTACCCTAGTTGCTTATTCTCTAAAAAAAACTAAACCTTCCACAAAACTTGACTTTAATCTATATATTCATAACTCTCTTATCCAGAATTAA
- a CDS encoding ATP-binding protein: protein MKNFSNIISWCGLTFNTDLRIILKIFLLTFAIYTSGIAGYFYFDFQREVKQNALTLEKKYKEFFFQAYLILRLAEEKLTIPNPQEIVSVINDMHRLLKFSTKNLIFKSIVVLYNQNTFKKKGMLNHSKYYKLLNNIVLNTPKLVKKNNNTFFIAHKISNNPELIILGIWDNINISKYKNIAQGELRDTNIVMDLYQQYLKQEATNFLITGHQALKNKLNHYINQYVIGGANLLFGILFIYFYLRKYTNFKFKDLKIKLENKIKKVEACSQQIANLHKKNNDLSMLLKAQKESNKLYLEFLLQIWLRIKDALREVQANEELIINSGSANHIKFLIKQNLNALASLDGSLLTYLNISEVNISNLVKELFTIFNYEILEKEIAFFPEEDKDFCVETDKLLLSLILFQVIENSINRLSSNKFLTIHIVAREDWINFLIIDEGYGVIPLYSKKGNLFFLEEEGVKRLAKKLGIIISASQKKGINSTSIKIPHLIPRNTINPKVTKLSEPNIIQLADYKK from the coding sequence ATGAAAAACTTTAGTAATATTATTAGCTGGTGCGGCCTTACGTTTAATACCGATTTACGCATTATCTTAAAAATATTTTTGTTAACTTTTGCTATTTATACAAGTGGGATAGCTGGTTATTTTTATTTTGATTTTCAAAGAGAGGTAAAACAAAATGCACTAACGTTAGAAAAAAAATATAAAGAATTTTTTTTCCAGGCATATTTAATCTTACGCTTGGCTGAAGAAAAGTTAACAATTCCTAACCCGCAGGAAATAGTATCGGTGATAAATGATATGCACCGTTTGCTTAAATTTAGCACGAAAAATTTAATATTTAAATCTATAGTTGTCTTGTATAATCAGAACACCTTCAAGAAAAAAGGAATGCTTAATCATTCTAAATATTATAAGTTACTTAATAATATAGTCCTTAATACCCCTAAATTAGTAAAAAAAAATAATAACACTTTTTTTATTGCACATAAAATATCTAATAATCCCGAGTTAATAATTTTAGGAATATGGGATAATATCAATATTAGCAAGTATAAAAATATTGCCCAGGGAGAATTAAGAGATACCAATATAGTCATGGATCTATATCAGCAATATCTCAAGCAAGAGGCGACTAATTTCTTAATTACCGGACACCAAGCCCTTAAAAATAAATTAAATCACTATATTAACCAATATGTGATAGGGGGGGCTAACCTATTATTTGGTATACTATTTATTTATTTCTACTTGCGAAAATATACTAACTTTAAATTTAAAGATTTAAAGATTAAATTAGAAAACAAAATAAAAAAAGTAGAAGCTTGTAGTCAGCAGATCGCAAATCTCCATAAAAAGAATAATGACCTCAGTATGTTATTAAAGGCCCAGAAAGAATCAAATAAATTATATCTTGAGTTTCTTTTACAGATTTGGCTCAGGATAAAAGATGCATTAAGGGAAGTACAAGCTAATGAGGAATTAATAATTAATAGCGGTAGTGCTAACCATATTAAGTTTCTTATAAAACAAAATCTTAATGCTTTAGCAAGCTTAGACGGGAGTCTGCTCACTTACCTAAATATTTCTGAGGTAAATATTAGCAATCTAGTAAAAGAGTTATTCACTATATTTAATTATGAAATCTTAGAAAAGGAAATAGCTTTTTTTCCTGAAGAGGATAAAGATTTCTGCGTCGAAACTGATAAGTTATTGTTATCATTAATTTTATTTCAGGTAATCGAGAATTCTATAAATAGGTTATCTAGTAATAAGTTCCTAACAATCCATATTGTAGCAAGGGAGGATTGGATAAATTTCTTGATAATCGATGAGGGATATGGCGTGATTCCTTTATACAGTAAAAAGGGTAATTTATTTTTTTTAGAGGAAGAAGGGGTCAAGAGATTGGCTAAAAAATTAGGGATCATAATAAGTGCCTCACAAAAAAAAGGTATCAATTCTACTTCTATCAAAATTCCTCATCTTATCCCTCGCAATACTATTAACCCTAAAGTTACTAAGCTTAGTGAACCTAATATAATTCAACTGGCAGACTATAAAAAATAG
- a CDS encoding palindromic element RPE1 domain-containing protein — translation MHNLKIIEEFLGETKSSTAAYIDVREEQRGVSTTKLPIRLGYARGLIYKIA, via the coding sequence TTGCATAACCTAAAGATAATTGAAGAATTTTTAGGAGAAACGAAGTCGAGTACCGCAGCGTACATAGACGTACGTGAGGAACAGAGAGGAGTTTCGACAACAAAATTACCAATTAGATTAGGTTATGCAAGAGGTCTAATATATAAGATTGCCTAG
- a CDS encoding IS3 family transposase, with product MVDKDYKDLSVRRQSQLLNLNRSSLYYKDSEKDQDNYLSNRIVEIYSNYPIYGYRRITAILRREVVIVNSKKVRRLMKLMNLQAIYPSINTSKRNLKEAIYPYLLSGLEVIKPNQVWQVDITYLRVQSGFMYLVALIDVYTRLVVGYRLSNSLNTESCLLALEDAIAKYGKPSIINSDQGSQFTSEDWINELRRCVISISMTGKGRCNDNAHIERLWRSFKYEGSYLYRCTSVLELKNNIPKWLNWYNNQRPHQALEYKTPFEIYSGFMDKSCDLPTIPLLPQQLQNYKNNIFVDSL from the coding sequence ATGGTAGATAAGGATTATAAAGATTTAAGTGTTCGTCGGCAAAGTCAGCTATTGAATCTGAACCGCTCCAGCCTATATTACAAGGATTCGGAGAAGGATCAAGATAATTATTTAAGTAATAGAATAGTTGAGATCTATAGTAATTATCCGATATATGGTTACCGGCGAATAACGGCGATACTTAGGAGAGAAGTGGTAATTGTTAACAGCAAAAAAGTCAGGAGGTTGATGAAACTAATGAATTTGCAAGCAATTTACCCTTCGATTAATACAAGTAAAAGAAACCTAAAAGAAGCTATTTATCCATATTTGCTATCAGGGTTAGAGGTTATAAAGCCAAATCAGGTATGGCAGGTGGATATCACTTATTTAAGGGTACAAAGTGGTTTTATGTATTTGGTTGCATTAATCGATGTTTATACTAGATTAGTAGTAGGATATCGTTTATCAAATAGTTTAAATACAGAGAGCTGTTTGCTAGCGTTAGAAGATGCTATAGCTAAATATGGGAAGCCGTCGATAATTAATAGTGATCAAGGTAGCCAGTTTACCAGCGAGGATTGGATTAATGAATTGAGGAGATGCGTCATAAGCATCAGCATGACGGGCAAAGGCAGGTGTAACGATAATGCCCATATTGAGCGTTTATGGCGATCGTTTAAGTATGAGGGGTCGTATTTATACCGGTGTACTTCAGTTTTAGAGTTGAAAAATAATATCCCGAAATGGTTGAATTGGTATAACAATCAAAGGCCCCATCAGGCTTTGGAGTACAAAACGCCGTTTGAGATATATAGTGGATTTATGGATAAGTCTTGCGACTTACCCACAATTCCACTATTACCACAACAGCTACAAAATTATAAAAATAATATTTTTGTAGATAGTTTATGA
- a CDS encoding helix-turn-helix domain-containing protein produces MPKVSKMINDELVLKAREALNNGGKNGVVVTRLKAILASSKHGIKKVAEVYDINRSSLHRWVALFRDQGIDGLKNIAKPSRSKLNTAQKDEIKTLIKRDSSITIKKLKIVIKEKFDIDIEKSSIHRMLGALGFRHITGRKRHYKADTSSQEEFKKKSTTSTPR; encoded by the coding sequence ATGCCTAAAGTATCAAAAATGATAAATGACGAATTAGTATTAAAAGCAAGGGAAGCTTTGAATAACGGAGGGAAGAATGGTGTTGTAGTAACAAGATTAAAAGCCATACTAGCATCGAGTAAGCATGGTATTAAGAAAGTAGCGGAAGTTTATGATATCAACAGATCTTCGCTACATAGATGGGTTGCTCTATTTCGAGATCAAGGCATTGATGGTCTCAAGAACATAGCAAAGCCTTCTAGATCAAAATTAAATACTGCTCAAAAAGATGAGATTAAAACTTTGATAAAGAGAGACAGTAGTATTACGATTAAGAAATTAAAGATAGTGATAAAAGAAAAATTTGATATAGATATAGAAAAATCTAGTATACATAGAATGCTAGGGGCACTTGGGTTTAGGCATATTACTGGTAGAAAGAGGCATTACAAAGCTGACACATCTTCTCAAGAAGAATTCAAAAAAAAATCTACAACAAGTACACCAAGATAA
- a CDS encoding IS630 family transposase: MVPIYFFDETRFGTNTKHGLGWFEKGSRTPVPTKLGFKSFYLYSATNHRDGDSFSLIIPNVDKACMQVFLNEFAKHITTKVILVMDGAGWHKGLTIPANIEIMYLPPYSPELNPVERLWQHLKDSVLKNKVYDCLTKLEDAVIEFIQSISIETIKSICNCSYIYL; this comes from the coding sequence ATGGTACCTATTTATTTTTTTGATGAGACTAGGTTTGGGACCAATACAAAACATGGTTTAGGATGGTTTGAAAAAGGCAGTAGGACTCCAGTTCCTACAAAGCTGGGATTTAAATCATTTTATCTTTATTCTGCTACAAATCATAGAGATGGAGACTCTTTTAGTTTAATTATTCCGAATGTTGATAAGGCCTGTATGCAAGTTTTTCTTAATGAATTTGCGAAACATATAACTACAAAAGTTATACTAGTGATGGATGGAGCTGGATGGCATAAAGGTCTTACAATACCAGCTAATATTGAGATTATGTACTTACCACCATATAGTCCAGAGTTAAATCCTGTAGAGAGGTTGTGGCAACATTTAAAAGATTCGGTATTAAAAAATAAAGTTTACGATTGTTTAACTAAACTTGAAGATGCTGTAATTGAATTTATTCAATCTATTTCAATAGAAACTATAAAATCTATATGTAATTGTTCATATATCTATTTATAA